Proteins from one Astatotilapia calliptera chromosome 8, fAstCal1.2, whole genome shotgun sequence genomic window:
- the nbr1a gene encoding NBR1 autophagy cargo receptor a isoform X1 gives MGLPVTIKVNFRGNVKRFLAQDMDKLEWEAVEVWIKASFGINHFQVKYFDEDNEEICINSQDEYEEAIKSAEKQGNQLHMNVYKMKGQACGGPLKTEVKELKGDLRPAPPYPSRVKTVDKGTQVTPEREAVAVKDNKGNKPDDEPPPMWFRSYMEKFKDEVVKEVVERMCSDFSVQCCTHKSPEGPPEAIGAIGGIMGPKPGPSTSNGSLGYTPNCSSCNKLTSEGAYKCSVCPSCILCEMCRHSHDPSHNLVRTKTPLSIPEHGMSGELRFPRRGDRTVRKAERQRLKAERRQLRAEVKEIKKKLRLEKRGLQWSGPSTSGRATLTNMASTSTQVPALSPPTASDTASGPAPAQGPIPALVPEPQASSPEGPGVSHTSLVPTMAALFLDENLPDGTNLEPGTKFIKYWKMKNTGSICWTSETKLVFMWGNLSLASEEKREVPVPLLPPGHVGMVSVALVAPVTDGTYTSHWRLAHCGSQFGPRVWCSIVVKQRDKRTGLRHQRKRLKKDLRPPKEEMKPEEKEARAKKGHTGFLAGLFSEDYYFPPVDFMTAQDLLSFELLDLNFADDLEKVPHNTPADLTPCISPLPYCTVVLDKSSPSPKKEETEISGVRKLFGRKLRNLKEVFTPVAQEEERDDEISGAQFLCETVMRSLALEEAPDHRPPRRLQRCGHEPKVVSPVLNFEKTDESEETDEFQEGNEIGAVKPETSALPTNIGLNWIAQKEETRPISPPEPENKNLRMSSHHNNEDKDFEACDGTQNVTDDREEKEEDGNKGEDWDEISSQISSVSSDDYSVILPDCFDTSRPLGESMYSSAMSQPGTGAAALASDKSDVEQEEEEESIMEPGRDALLGERQELTEVASAEDLLGNAGPPLVTQINSSVNQMPCASQTVDEVTLTPEVVPFPDPLLPPPTLYSPRSEALYLADDPSSPACDPNEPHQPRVHLNVSSGLSRSAGSAASAFETYNPRPSNALQPRGQGGITEGLVKGALSVAASAYKALFTGPSCSVERGIDPATTQGPSKMDQLLEMGFRDQRMNRRLLKKHFYSLEHTVDELVQLAENRRNRYNVT, from the exons ATGGGGCTCCCTGTTACTATTAAAGTCAATTTCCGGGGGAACGTGAAGAGGTTTCTGGCTCAGGATATGGATAAATTGGAGTGGGAAGCTGTTGAAGTCTGG ATCAAAGCATCATTTGGGATCAACCACTTTCAAGTGAAATACTTTGATGAAGACAATGAAGAG ATTTGCATAAACAGTCAAG aTGAATATGAAGAAGCCATCAAG AGTGCAGAGAAGCAGGGAAACCAGTTACACATGAATGTGTACAAGATGAAAGGACAGGCCTGTGGGGGCCCACTGAAGACCGAGGTGAAGGAGCTGAAAGGAGACCTTCGACCCGCTCCTCCTTACCCCTCAAGGGTTAAAACAGTGGACAAAGGCACGCAGGTCACCCCTGAGCGAGAAGCT GTAGCAGTAAAAGATAACAAGGGGAACAAACCAGATGATGAGCCCCCTCCTATGTGGTTTAGATCATACATGGAGAAG TTTAAGGATGAGGTGGTAAAGGAGGTAGTAGAAAGAATGTGCAGCGACTTTTCTGTCCAGTGTTGTACCCACAAATCCCCTGAAGGTCCCCCTGAGGCAATTGGGGCTATTGGCGGTATTATGGGACCCAAACCAGGCCCCTCCACCTCGAATGGATCTCTTGGCTACACCCCAAACTGTAGCAGCTGCAACAAACTCACCTCTGAAGGAGCCTACAAGTGCAG CGTGTGCCCATCCTGCATCCTGTGTGAGATGTGCAGACATAGCCATGACCCTAGCCACAACCTCGTGAGAACCAAGACACCTCTCTCCATCCCAGAACATGGAATGTCAGGAGAGTTAAG GTTCCCAAGGCGAGGAGACAGGACAGTGCGCAAGGCAGAACGACAGCGCCTCAAAGCAGAAAGAAGGCAGCTAAGAGCCGAAGTGAAGGAAATCAAGAAGAAACTGAGACTGGAGAAGAGGGGGCTGCAGTGGAGTGGGCCCTCTACCTCAGGAAGAGCCACTCTGACAAACATGGCCTCCACATCCACCCAGGTCCCTGCCCTGTCCCCTCCTACTGCCTCAGACACAGCCTCAGGTCCAGCCCCAGCCCAAGGTCCCATCCCTGCCCTGGTCCCTGAACCCCAGGCCTCCAGTCCAGA GGGTCCCGGGGTCTCGCACACGTCCTTGGTGCCAACTATGGCTGCCTTGTTTCTGGATGAAAATCTGCCTGACGGCACCAATCTGGAGCCTGGTACCAAGTTCATCAAATACTGGAAGATGAAGAACACGGGCTCTATCTGCTGGACCTCAGAGACTAAG CTAGTGTTCATGTGGGGAAACCTCAGCTTGGCATCAGAGGAGAAGAGGGAGGTGCCGGTGCCCTTGCTGCCACCCGGACATGTGGGAATGGTCAGTGTGGCCTTAGTTGCTCCTGTGACAGACGGGACGTACACCTCCCACTGGCGCCTGGCGCACTGTGGGTCTCAGTTTGGCCCGCGTGTCTGGTGCAGCATCGTGGTCAAGCAAAGAGACAAACGCACCGGACTCAGGCATCAGAGAAAACGACTG AAGAAAGATCTAAGACCACCGAAGGAAGAGATGAAGCCAGAGGAGAAGGAGGCGCGGGCCAAGAAGGGCCACACTGGCTTCTTGGCAGGCCTCTTCTCTGAAGACTACTACTTCCCACCAGTGGACTTCATGACTGCACAG GATCTTCTATCTTTTGAGTTGCTGGATTTAAATTTTGCGGACGACCTGGAAAAGGTTCCTCATAACACCCCTGCAG ATTTGACACCGTGTATATCCCCTCTTCCCTATTGCACTGTTGTGTTGGACAAGTCCAGCCCATCTCCCAAAAAAGAGGAAACGGAGATCTCAGGAGTCCGAAAACTTTTTG GACGGAAACTGAGGAATCTGAAGGAGGTGTTTACGCCTGTAgcccaggaggaggagagggacgaTGAGATCAGTGGAGCACAGTTCCTGTGTGAGACCGTCATGCGATCCCTCGCTTTGGAAGAAGCCCCCGACCACAGACCCCCTCGCAGGCTCCAGCGCTGCGGCCACGAACCAAAGG TAGTTTCCCCGGTTCTGAACTTTGAGAAAACAGATGAGTCGGAGGAGACCGATGAGTTTCAAGAAGGAAATGAGATCGGCGCCGTTAAACCTgaaacttcagctctgcctACAAACATAGGACTCAACTGGATCGCCCAAAAAGAGGAAACCAGGCCAA TTTCTCCACCTGAACCAGAGAATAAAAACCTGCGTATGAGTTCACATCATAATAACGAGGACAAAGACTTTGAGGCCTGTGATGGTACCCAGAACGTGACGGATGATcgagaagagaaagaggaggatggAAACAAAGGGGAAGACTGGGATGAG ATCAGCAGCCAGATCTCCTCAGTCTCCTCTGACGATTACAGCGTCATCCTCCCAGACTGCTTTGACACCAGCCGGCCTCTGGGGGAGTCCATGTACAGCTCCGCCATGTCGCAGCCTGGCACTGGTGCTGCTGCTCTGGCCTCGGACAAATCGGATGTagagcaggaggaagaggaagagtcCATCATGGAGCCGGGCAGGGATGCACTACTGGGAGAGAGGCAGGAGCTGACAGAGGTGGCCTCTGCTGAGGATTTACTGGGAAACGCTGGGCCTCCACTAGTCACTCAAATCAACAGCAGTGTGAACCAGATGCCCTGTGCCTCCCAAACTGTGGATGAGGTGACCTTAACCCCTGAAGTGGTGCCATTCCCTGACCCCCTGCTTCCCCCGCCGACCCTCTACTCACCCAG GTCTGAGGCACTTTACCTGGCTGACGATCCCAGTTCTCCAGCCTGTGACCCAAATGAGCCGCATCAACCAAGAGTCCACCTCAATG TATCATCTGGTCTGTCAAGATCAGCAGGCTCAGCAGCCAGTGCCTTTGAGACATATAATCCCAGGCCCAGCAATGCTCTGCAGCCAag GGGCCAAGGAGGAATCACAGAGGGACTTGTTAAGGGAGCTCTTTCTGTGGCAGCATCTGCTTATAAGGCTCTCTTCACTGGACCAAGCTGTTCAGTAGAG
- the nbr1a gene encoding NBR1 autophagy cargo receptor a isoform X2, with protein MGLPVTIKVNFRGNVKRFLAQDMDKLEWEAVEVWIKASFGINHFQVKYFDEDNEEICINSQDEYEEAIKSAEKQGNQLHMNVYKMKGQACGGPLKTEVKELKGDLRPAPPYPSRVKTVDKGTQVTPEREAVAVKDNKGNKPDDEPPPMWFRSYMEKFKDEVVKEVVERMCSDFSVQCCTHKSPEGPPEAIGAIGGIMGPKPGPSTSNGSLGYTPNCSSCNKLTSEGAYKCSVCPSCILCEMCRHSHDPSHNLVRTKTPLSIPEHGMSGELRGPGVSHTSLVPTMAALFLDENLPDGTNLEPGTKFIKYWKMKNTGSICWTSETKLVFMWGNLSLASEEKREVPVPLLPPGHVGMVSVALVAPVTDGTYTSHWRLAHCGSQFGPRVWCSIVVKQRDKRTGLRHQRKRLKKDLRPPKEEMKPEEKEARAKKGHTGFLAGLFSEDYYFPPVDFMTAQDLLSFELLDLNFADDLEKVPHNTPADLTPCISPLPYCTVVLDKSSPSPKKEETEISGVRKLFGRKLRNLKEVFTPVAQEEERDDEISGAQFLCETVMRSLALEEAPDHRPPRRLQRCGHEPKVVSPVLNFEKTDESEETDEFQEGNEIGAVKPETSALPTNIGLNWIAQKEETRPISPPEPENKNLRMSSHHNNEDKDFEACDGTQNVTDDREEKEEDGNKGEDWDEISSQISSVSSDDYSVILPDCFDTSRPLGESMYSSAMSQPGTGAAALASDKSDVEQEEEEESIMEPGRDALLGERQELTEVASAEDLLGNAGPPLVTQINSSVNQMPCASQTVDEVTLTPEVVPFPDPLLPPPTLYSPRSEALYLADDPSSPACDPNEPHQPRVHLNVSSGLSRSAGSAASAFETYNPRPSNALQPRGQGGITEGLVKGALSVAASAYKALFTGPSCSVERGIDPATTQGPSKMDQLLEMGFRDQRMNRRLLKKHFYSLEHTVDELVQLAENRRNRYNVT; from the exons ATGGGGCTCCCTGTTACTATTAAAGTCAATTTCCGGGGGAACGTGAAGAGGTTTCTGGCTCAGGATATGGATAAATTGGAGTGGGAAGCTGTTGAAGTCTGG ATCAAAGCATCATTTGGGATCAACCACTTTCAAGTGAAATACTTTGATGAAGACAATGAAGAG ATTTGCATAAACAGTCAAG aTGAATATGAAGAAGCCATCAAG AGTGCAGAGAAGCAGGGAAACCAGTTACACATGAATGTGTACAAGATGAAAGGACAGGCCTGTGGGGGCCCACTGAAGACCGAGGTGAAGGAGCTGAAAGGAGACCTTCGACCCGCTCCTCCTTACCCCTCAAGGGTTAAAACAGTGGACAAAGGCACGCAGGTCACCCCTGAGCGAGAAGCT GTAGCAGTAAAAGATAACAAGGGGAACAAACCAGATGATGAGCCCCCTCCTATGTGGTTTAGATCATACATGGAGAAG TTTAAGGATGAGGTGGTAAAGGAGGTAGTAGAAAGAATGTGCAGCGACTTTTCTGTCCAGTGTTGTACCCACAAATCCCCTGAAGGTCCCCCTGAGGCAATTGGGGCTATTGGCGGTATTATGGGACCCAAACCAGGCCCCTCCACCTCGAATGGATCTCTTGGCTACACCCCAAACTGTAGCAGCTGCAACAAACTCACCTCTGAAGGAGCCTACAAGTGCAG CGTGTGCCCATCCTGCATCCTGTGTGAGATGTGCAGACATAGCCATGACCCTAGCCACAACCTCGTGAGAACCAAGACACCTCTCTCCATCCCAGAACATGGAATGTCAGGAGAGTTAAG GGGTCCCGGGGTCTCGCACACGTCCTTGGTGCCAACTATGGCTGCCTTGTTTCTGGATGAAAATCTGCCTGACGGCACCAATCTGGAGCCTGGTACCAAGTTCATCAAATACTGGAAGATGAAGAACACGGGCTCTATCTGCTGGACCTCAGAGACTAAG CTAGTGTTCATGTGGGGAAACCTCAGCTTGGCATCAGAGGAGAAGAGGGAGGTGCCGGTGCCCTTGCTGCCACCCGGACATGTGGGAATGGTCAGTGTGGCCTTAGTTGCTCCTGTGACAGACGGGACGTACACCTCCCACTGGCGCCTGGCGCACTGTGGGTCTCAGTTTGGCCCGCGTGTCTGGTGCAGCATCGTGGTCAAGCAAAGAGACAAACGCACCGGACTCAGGCATCAGAGAAAACGACTG AAGAAAGATCTAAGACCACCGAAGGAAGAGATGAAGCCAGAGGAGAAGGAGGCGCGGGCCAAGAAGGGCCACACTGGCTTCTTGGCAGGCCTCTTCTCTGAAGACTACTACTTCCCACCAGTGGACTTCATGACTGCACAG GATCTTCTATCTTTTGAGTTGCTGGATTTAAATTTTGCGGACGACCTGGAAAAGGTTCCTCATAACACCCCTGCAG ATTTGACACCGTGTATATCCCCTCTTCCCTATTGCACTGTTGTGTTGGACAAGTCCAGCCCATCTCCCAAAAAAGAGGAAACGGAGATCTCAGGAGTCCGAAAACTTTTTG GACGGAAACTGAGGAATCTGAAGGAGGTGTTTACGCCTGTAgcccaggaggaggagagggacgaTGAGATCAGTGGAGCACAGTTCCTGTGTGAGACCGTCATGCGATCCCTCGCTTTGGAAGAAGCCCCCGACCACAGACCCCCTCGCAGGCTCCAGCGCTGCGGCCACGAACCAAAGG TAGTTTCCCCGGTTCTGAACTTTGAGAAAACAGATGAGTCGGAGGAGACCGATGAGTTTCAAGAAGGAAATGAGATCGGCGCCGTTAAACCTgaaacttcagctctgcctACAAACATAGGACTCAACTGGATCGCCCAAAAAGAGGAAACCAGGCCAA TTTCTCCACCTGAACCAGAGAATAAAAACCTGCGTATGAGTTCACATCATAATAACGAGGACAAAGACTTTGAGGCCTGTGATGGTACCCAGAACGTGACGGATGATcgagaagagaaagaggaggatggAAACAAAGGGGAAGACTGGGATGAG ATCAGCAGCCAGATCTCCTCAGTCTCCTCTGACGATTACAGCGTCATCCTCCCAGACTGCTTTGACACCAGCCGGCCTCTGGGGGAGTCCATGTACAGCTCCGCCATGTCGCAGCCTGGCACTGGTGCTGCTGCTCTGGCCTCGGACAAATCGGATGTagagcaggaggaagaggaagagtcCATCATGGAGCCGGGCAGGGATGCACTACTGGGAGAGAGGCAGGAGCTGACAGAGGTGGCCTCTGCTGAGGATTTACTGGGAAACGCTGGGCCTCCACTAGTCACTCAAATCAACAGCAGTGTGAACCAGATGCCCTGTGCCTCCCAAACTGTGGATGAGGTGACCTTAACCCCTGAAGTGGTGCCATTCCCTGACCCCCTGCTTCCCCCGCCGACCCTCTACTCACCCAG GTCTGAGGCACTTTACCTGGCTGACGATCCCAGTTCTCCAGCCTGTGACCCAAATGAGCCGCATCAACCAAGAGTCCACCTCAATG TATCATCTGGTCTGTCAAGATCAGCAGGCTCAGCAGCCAGTGCCTTTGAGACATATAATCCCAGGCCCAGCAATGCTCTGCAGCCAag GGGCCAAGGAGGAATCACAGAGGGACTTGTTAAGGGAGCTCTTTCTGTGGCAGCATCTGCTTATAAGGCTCTCTTCACTGGACCAAGCTGTTCAGTAGAG
- the psme3 gene encoding proteasome activator complex subunit 3 — translation MSSLLKVDSEIKTKVAAFKERITAEAEDLVANFFPKKLLELDHFLKDPSINITELKEIHSDINLPVPDPILFSNLHDGLDAQNAKKRKLEDGSGDDMVTGTKVFVMPDGMMKSNANLVDLIEKVKPEIRILIEKCNTVKMWVQLLIPRIEDGNNFGVSIQEETVAELRTVEGEAASYLDQISRYYITRAKLVSKIAKYPHVEDYRRTVTEIDEKEYISLKIIVSELRNQYVTLHDMILKNIEKIKRPRSSNADALY, via the exons ATGTCTTCACTCCTCAAGGTGGATAGTGAAATTAAAACCAAG GTCGCTGCTTTCAAGGAACGTATCACCGCAGAA GCAGAGGATCTAGTCGCCAATTTTTTCCCAAAGAAGTTACTGGAACTTGACCATTTCCTCAAG GATCCAAGCATAAACATCACTGAACTGAAGGAAATTCACTCAGACATAAATCTGCCAGTGCCAGATCCCATCTTGTTCTCAAATCTCCACGACGGACTAGATGCG caaaatgccaaaaagaggaagctggaggatgGAAGTGGGGATGACATGG TGACTGGCACCAAGGTCTTTGTCATGCCTGATGGGATGATGAAGAGTAATGCAAACCTTGTTGATCTTATTGAAAAGGTCAAGCCCGAGATCAGGATACTCATAGAAAAATGTAACACA GTTAAAATGTGGGTTCAGCTCCTCATCCCCAGGATAGAGGATGGGAACAACTTTGGGGTGTCAATCCAGGAGGAGACAGTAGCTGAACTCAGAACAGTTGAAGGGGAGGCTGCATCTTACCTCGACCAGATATCAAG ATACTACATCACAAGGGCAAAGCTGGTTTCTAAAATAGCAAAATATCCACATGTG GAGGACTATCGGCGCACAGTAACCGAGATTGACGAGAAGGAATACATCAGTCTGAAAATCATAGTTTCGGAGCTCAGAAATCAATAC GTAACGTTACACGACATGATCCTGAAGAACATCGAGAAGATCAAGAGGCCTCGAAGCAGTAATGCTGACGCTTTGTACTGA
- the g6pc1a.1 gene encoding glucose-6-phosphatase a, catalytic subunit, tandem duplicate 1 isoform X2: protein MDLLHSWGVELAVYLQTRYGKYEGLFDLASTVADLHTTFFWLFPIWFHLRRDTALRLIWVAVIGDWLNLVLKWVLFGERPYWWVHETKFYGAGPAPSLQQFPITCETGPGSPSGHAMGAAGVWYVMVTALLSIAREKQFCAPTISVVPVRFLYIGLWMLMGLVELVVCISRVYMAAHFPHQVIAGIITGTLVAEVVSKEKWIYSASLKKYFLITLFLTSFAVGFYVLLKALDVDLLWTMEKAQKWCIRPEWVHLDSAPFASLLRNMGSLFGLGLGLHSPFYKTTKMRIMSAPLRIGCIVISVSLLHLLDGWTFSPENHMTFYALSFGKSAVALLIPTTLVPWALSKIYPVKTEGKNL, encoded by the exons ATGGATCTTCTACACAGCTGGGGTGTTGAGCTGGCTGTCTATCTGCAGACCAGATATGGCAAATATGAAGGTTTGTTCGACCTGGCATCCACAGTGGCCGATCTGCACACCACGTTCTTCTGGTTGTTCCCGATCTGGTTCCACCTGCGGAGGGACACGGCACTCAGGCTCATCTGGGTGGCTGTCATCGGAGACTGGCTCAACTTGGTCCTAAAATG GGTTCTATTTGGGGAAAGACCTTATTGGTGGGTTCACGAGACCAAGTTTTATGGAGCAGGACCGGCCCCTTCACTCCAGCAGTTCCCCATCACATGTGAAACTGGACCAG GAAGTCCTTCAGGTCATGCCATGGGCGCAGCTGGTGTCTGGTATGTCATGGTAACAGCACTGCTCTCTATTGCAAGAGAAAAACA GTTCTGTGCACCTACAATCAGTGTTGTCCCTGTCAGATTTTTGTATATAGGCCTGTGGATGCTAATGGGCCTGGTCGAGCTGGTGGTATGCATTTCCAGGGTCTACATGGCTGCTCACTTCCCACACCAGGTTATTGCAGGAATCATTACAG GCACACTGGTAGCTGAAGTTGTTTCCAAGGAGAAATGGATCTACAGCGCAAGCCTGAAGAAGTACTTCTTAATTAccctcttcctcacctcctttGCTGTTGGCTTTTATGTGCTCCTTAAAGCTCTGGATGTGGACCTGCTGTGGACCATGGAGAAAGCCCAGAAGTGGTGCATCAGGCCAGAGTGGGTTCACCTAGACTCTGCCCCCTTTGCTAGCCTCCTGCGGAACATGGGCAGCCTGTTTGGTCTGGGCCTCGGTCTGCACTCACCGTTCTACAAGACAACCAAGATGAGGATTATGAGCGCCCCTTTGAGGATTGGATGTATTGTCATCTCTGTATCCCTGCTTCACCTGTTAGATGGATGGACATTTTCCCCTGAAAACCATATGACTTTCTATGCCCTTTCCTTTGGTAAAAGTGCCGTTGCACTTTTAATCCCAACTACTTTGGTGCCTTGGGCTCTCAGCAAGATTTACCCTGTAAAGACAGAAGGCAAAAACTTGTAG
- the g6pc1a.1 gene encoding glucose-6-phosphatase a, catalytic subunit, tandem duplicate 1 isoform X1, with protein sequence MDLLHSWGVELAVYLQTRYGKYEGLFDLASTVADLHTTFFWLFPIWFHLRRDTALRLIWVAVIGDWLNLVLKWVLFGERPYWWVHETKFYGAGPAPSLQQFPITCETGPGSPSGHAMGAAGVWYVMVTALLSIAREKQCPPLLYRFLYIGLWMLMGLVELVVCISRVYMAAHFPHQVIAGIITGTLVAEVVSKEKWIYSASLKKYFLITLFLTSFAVGFYVLLKALDVDLLWTMEKAQKWCIRPEWVHLDSAPFASLLRNMGSLFGLGLGLHSPFYKTTKMRIMSAPLRIGCIVISVSLLHLLDGWTFSPENHMTFYALSFGKSAVALLIPTTLVPWALSKIYPVKTEGKNL encoded by the exons ATGGATCTTCTACACAGCTGGGGTGTTGAGCTGGCTGTCTATCTGCAGACCAGATATGGCAAATATGAAGGTTTGTTCGACCTGGCATCCACAGTGGCCGATCTGCACACCACGTTCTTCTGGTTGTTCCCGATCTGGTTCCACCTGCGGAGGGACACGGCACTCAGGCTCATCTGGGTGGCTGTCATCGGAGACTGGCTCAACTTGGTCCTAAAATG GGTTCTATTTGGGGAAAGACCTTATTGGTGGGTTCACGAGACCAAGTTTTATGGAGCAGGACCGGCCCCTTCACTCCAGCAGTTCCCCATCACATGTGAAACTGGACCAG GAAGTCCTTCAGGTCATGCCATGGGCGCAGCTGGTGTCTGGTATGTCATGGTAACAGCACTGCTCTCTATTGCAAGAGAAAAACAGTGCCCCCCATTGCTATACAG ATTTTTGTATATAGGCCTGTGGATGCTAATGGGCCTGGTCGAGCTGGTGGTATGCATTTCCAGGGTCTACATGGCTGCTCACTTCCCACACCAGGTTATTGCAGGAATCATTACAG GCACACTGGTAGCTGAAGTTGTTTCCAAGGAGAAATGGATCTACAGCGCAAGCCTGAAGAAGTACTTCTTAATTAccctcttcctcacctcctttGCTGTTGGCTTTTATGTGCTCCTTAAAGCTCTGGATGTGGACCTGCTGTGGACCATGGAGAAAGCCCAGAAGTGGTGCATCAGGCCAGAGTGGGTTCACCTAGACTCTGCCCCCTTTGCTAGCCTCCTGCGGAACATGGGCAGCCTGTTTGGTCTGGGCCTCGGTCTGCACTCACCGTTCTACAAGACAACCAAGATGAGGATTATGAGCGCCCCTTTGAGGATTGGATGTATTGTCATCTCTGTATCCCTGCTTCACCTGTTAGATGGATGGACATTTTCCCCTGAAAACCATATGACTTTCTATGCCCTTTCCTTTGGTAAAAGTGCCGTTGCACTTTTAATCCCAACTACTTTGGTGCCTTGGGCTCTCAGCAAGATTTACCCTGTAAAGACAGAAGGCAAAAACTTGTAG